Proteins from a single region of Flavobacterium sp. K5-23:
- a CDS encoding oxidoreductase, whose product MKNIFLVIIASSVFLSCKTARDSVVYNESAAFESVQVDTLFQDKISIRALVVDADKVWYAANNSRFGYFDLVKNKKVENNSIKDTLKREFRSIAQTQEYIFILNVSNPALLYKVSKKEGTLKLVYQEHHEKVFYDSMQFWNDKEGIAMGDPIGESLSIIITRDGGNSWNRIPSNKLPKVSAGEAAFAASNTNIVLKGNNAWIVSGGVKSRVFYSSDKGKNWEVYNTPIIQGKAMTGIFTADFYDAKNGFIAGGDYEVPIQNFTNKAITKDGGKTWELIGENQGFGYASCIQYVPDSKGKGLVSVGATGLHYSSDSGNSWKQLATDPGFFTIRFINDHTAIAAGHNKMVRIIFK is encoded by the coding sequence ATGAAAAATATTTTTTTGGTAATAATAGCTTCAAGTGTATTTTTATCTTGTAAAACAGCCCGAGATAGTGTTGTTTATAATGAAAGTGCTGCTTTTGAATCGGTTCAAGTCGATACTTTATTTCAGGATAAAATAAGTATAAGAGCCTTGGTTGTTGATGCTGATAAAGTTTGGTATGCGGCTAATAATTCAAGATTTGGTTATTTTGATTTAGTAAAAAATAAAAAAGTTGAAAACAATAGTATAAAGGATACACTAAAACGGGAGTTCAGGAGTATTGCTCAAACTCAAGAATATATTTTTATACTCAATGTGTCTAATCCGGCTTTGTTATATAAAGTATCAAAAAAGGAGGGGACCCTAAAGTTAGTTTATCAGGAACATCACGAAAAAGTATTTTATGATAGTATGCAGTTTTGGAATGATAAAGAAGGAATCGCTATGGGCGATCCTATAGGAGAAAGTCTTTCTATCATCATTACAAGAGACGGAGGTAATTCATGGAATAGAATCCCGTCAAATAAGTTGCCCAAAGTTTCAGCGGGTGAAGCAGCTTTTGCGGCTAGCAATACAAATATTGTATTAAAAGGGAATAATGCCTGGATAGTTTCAGGCGGTGTGAAATCTAGGGTGTTTTACTCATCAGATAAAGGAAAAAATTGGGAAGTGTATAATACCCCGATTATTCAAGGAAAGGCAATGACTGGGATTTTTACTGCGGATTTCTATGATGCTAAAAACGGTTTTATTGCTGGTGGAGATTATGAAGTTCCCATACAAAATTTTACAAATAAAGCCATTACAAAAGATGGAGGAAAAACTTGGGAATTAATAGGGGAGAACCAAGGATTTGGGTATGCATCCTGTATACAATACGTTCCTGACAGTAAAGGCAAAGGACTGGTCTCAGTAGGTGCCACAGGATTGCATTATTCGTCAGATAGCGGTAATTCATGGAAACAATTGGCAACCGACCCAGGTTTTTTTACAATTCGGTTTATAAATGATCATACGGCAATTGCTGCAGGTCATAATAAAATGGTTCGAATAATTTTTAAATAA